From the genome of bacterium:
CGTACACGTACATCAGCGGCTTCCCCGGATGGAACCTGCTGATGCTCCAGTACGACTCGCTCATGCAGCTCGACGCCGACGGCATACCCCAGCCGTGGCTGGCGGACACCGTTTCCGTCAACGCGGACCTGACCGAGTACTCCTTCACGATGGTCGAGGGCGTCACCTGGCACGATGGGCAGCCCTTGACGGCGCACGACGTGGACTTCAGCGTCGACTACTACATCAACAACGTGGAGGCCAGCCGGTTCGCCCGGGACCTCAGGGGGGTCGAGGACCTCGTGGTGACGGGCGACTACAGCGCGACCTTCGTGCTCGGCAGCCCGAAGGCCGGCTTCGAGCTGGCCGCCCTCGCTGACATTCCGATCATCCCGCGCCATGTGTGGGAAGGAGTCGAAGTGCCGTCCGAGCACGACTTCGGCGCTACCAACATCGGGACCGGTCCGTACAAGCTGGTCGAGTACGTCGAGGGCCAGAGCTACCGCTTCGAGGCCAACCCCGACTACTTCCGTGGCGCACCGGCGGTGGAGGAGCTGGTGGTGATCGTCTACGCCGACGACGCCGGCGCCCAGGCCGCCATCCGCACCGGTGAGGTCGATGTGATCTTCGAGCGCATACCTCCGGAGCAAATCCCTCTGCTGGACGCCCAAGATCCGCTGGACATCGCCCTCGGACCCGAGTTCACCACCCAGATGATCAACTACGACGCCTCGAAGCGCCCCTTCGACGACGTGGCTGTCCGCCAGGCCATCAACCTGGCAATGGACCGCCAGGACATCGTCGACACGGTCTTCCTCGGCGCGGCGACGGTGGGGAGCCCGGGCTGGATACATCCCGAGCATCGGTCCTTCAACCCGTCGATGATCCCGGTGCACGACGTGGCCGCGGCCAACGCTCTGCTCGACGAGGCCGGCTATCTCGACAGCGACGGCGACGGCGTGCGGGAGTTCGACGGGCAGCCCATGTCGTTCGAGATCATCACCAACGCCCCTGACTCGCTCCGGCTGCGGATAGCCGAGTTGACCGTGGAGATGCTGGCCGAGATCGGCATCGAGACCTCTGTGGCGGCAGTCGAAACCGGGACATGGGAGCAAGCCGTGTGGCCGGAGTTCAACGTCAACAACGGGCGCAACTACGACATCGCCATGTGGGGCTGGTCGGCGCCCGTGCAGGCGGATCCACTGCGCCTCCCGCAGCTGGTCGCCAGCATTCCGATGGGCGGGTTCCTGAACCTGACCGGTTACGCCAGCGCCGAGATGGATGCGCTCTCGGCGGCGCTACCCGTCGAGTCCACCGAGGCGGGGCGCATCGCCATCCTGCTTCGCATGCAGGAGATAATCGCCGAGGAGTTGCCGTTCGTGTTGCTGCTGTATCCCGACGGGGCATACGTGTACGACTCGAGCGTCTACTCGGACTGGGAGTTCATCGCCGGACAGGGCATCGTCAGCAAGCTGTCTCTGCTGCCGCCATCTGCGCGCCCGTAGCCACGCGCATCAGCGTGCGTGGGGGTGAGTTGACGGGTTGAGACGGCGTCTCGACGTCCGTCGGCTCACCCAGTACGGGGTGGTCGTGGTGGTGGCGGTCACCCTCAACTTCCTGCTGCCCAGGCTCATGCCGGGCAACCCGCTGGTCCTGATCGCCGGGGTGGATGTCGGCCTGCTGAGCCCTGATGAGCGGGCAGAGATCGTGGCGAGGGTGGGCCTGGACGCACCCTTGTGGAAGCAGTACCTCCGCTACTGGGGAGACATACTCACCGGGGACTTCGGGTACTCGTTCCGGTCGAGCCGGCCCATCGTCGACATGATCCTGGACCGGCTTCCGTGGACCTTGCTGATCACGGGGTTGTCGCTGATCGTGTCGGCGGTGGCGGGAGTGATCCTCGGGGCGATCTCGGCGTGGAGGAGGGGGACCAAGGCCGACCTGGGCATGCTCTCGGGGATGATCTCGATCGAGTCGCTGCCTTCCTTCTGGCTCGGCATGCTGCTCATCTCGATCTTCGCCGTCCAGTGGGGCGTGCTGCCGTCGTCCCATGCGGTGACCCCCGCTTCCGGTCTGGTCGGGTGGGCCCACACGTGGGACATCATCAGCCACGCCATCCTGCCGGTGGTCACCCTCTCCATCCTGGCGACGCCCGGTGTGTACATGACGATGCGCTATTCGATGCTGGAAACGCTGGGGGAGGACTACATCCGCACCGCACGGGCCAAGGGCGCCGGCGAGCGGCGGGTGCTGTTCGGGCACGTGGCCCGCAACACGATCGCACCGGTGGTGACCGTTCTCGCCCTCCGTCTCGGGTTCGCCTTCGGAGGCACCGTGATAGTCGAGACGGTGTTCACCTACCCAGGACTGGGACGTCTGGTGTTCGAAGCGGTCTCAGGGCGTGACTATCCGGTGATGCAGGCGGCCTTCCTGGTGTTCACGGCGGCGGTGCTGGCGTGCAACCTTCTGGCCGACCTGCTGTATCCGCTGATCGATCCGAGGACCAGGACCCCATGACGGGCGCCGGCAGCCGAGAGCGGGCGGCGCGGCGCACCGCCCGGCGGCGTTCCCGCATCCCCACCCTGTTCGGGCTGACCGGTGGACTGATCGTGGGGGTCCTCGTGTGCGGAGCGGTGTTCGCCCCCTGGCTAGCGCCCTACGACCCGACCGAGCGAGTGGCCAGACCCTTCCTGTTCCCCAGCTCGGAGCACCTGCTCGGCACGAACGACATCGGCCAGGACCTGCTCTCGGAGATGATCTTCGGGGCACGCGTGTCGTTGACGATTGGGATAGTCGCGGCCGCCGTGGCCCTCCTGATCGGAACCACGGTCGGGGTGGTGGCGGGCTACTACCCGAAACGTCTGGGCTCGGCCATGATGCGAGGCGTCGACGTGATCCTGATCCTGCCGTTCCTGCCCCTGCTGATCGTGCTGGCCGCCTATCTCGGACGGAGCCTTCTCAACACCATCGTGGTGATCGGGGTGCTCATCTGGGCGGAGCCGGCCCGGATCATCCGCTCGCAGGTCCTGTCGCTCAGATCGCGGGAGTACGTGCTGGCGGCCCGGTCGATGGGGGCGCCCGACCGCTGGACGATCCTGCGGCACATCGTTCCCCGGACGGGGCTACTCGCCACGGGATCGTTCGTGCGGGCGGTTTCGAGCGCGATCCTCCTGGAGGCCGCCCTCAGCTTCCTCGGCCTCGGGGATCCCATCCAGAAGAGCTGGGGTTCCACCCTGTTCTGGGCCCAGGCCAGAGGCGCCTTCCTGACCCCTGCCTGGAAATGGTGGGTGCTACCGCCCGGACTCCTGATCATGCTGGCCTCGCTCGGCTTCGCCCTGATCGCCTTCTCCCTAGAGGAACGGATCAACCCGCGGCTGTAGCGGCCGGTAGTTGGTGGATCGGTGGCCATCGGCTCCCTGGCTACCATCAACGCCCGGTATTCAAGGTGTTCGGGTGCCCGCAGCACCCATCTGACAGCTATCCGAAGCAAGGGGGTTCGAGATGGAACGAGTCCTGGCCGGCAGGCCTGGAGCGCACCGGTTGGGGCGGGCCTTCATCGCCCTCACCCTGGTGGCGAGCGTCCTCGCCCTGCCGGGGTCGGGAGCCGTGCTGGGGCAGGAGTCGGCGGACTGCGAGGTCACAGACCTCGGGACGTTGGGCGACAACAGGTTGGAGGCGGCCGGGCACTGGACGACCGAGGACTGCGATTCACGGTTCCGCGCCGGCAGCGACGCCCGCACCTACAGGTTCGAGGTCACTACGGCAGGACGGGTCAGGATCGAGCTGACATCCGCCGGGGCGGACCCCTACCTCTACCTGCTCGCCGAGGACGGTACCCGCATCGTCGGCAACGACGACGGCGGTGCCGGGCTGGACAGCCGCGTCGAGAGAGACCTGCTGCCCGGCGTGTACATGATCGAGGCCACGACGGTAGGGGGCCGGAGCCGGGGACCGGCGGACTTCGCCATCTCGGTCAGTTACGTATCCGGTTGCGAGCCGGTGCACCTCGGGACGCTGGGAGCGGGCGCCGACCTGACCGCATCCGGATCCTGGACTCTCGACACCTGCGGGTCCCGTTTCGTTGTCGAGCATCCGGCTCACGGCTACACGTTCAACCTCGAGCAGGCCGGTCGCGTTCGTATCGACCTGGCGTCGGAGGATGGCGATCCTGTCCTGTCCCTGGCGTCGCTGGCGGGCGGCATAATCGGAGCCAACGACGATGGCGGGGAGAGTCGCAACGCCCGCATCGTCCGATACTTGCAGGCCGGCGTCTACTTCATCGAGGCGACCACCTACCTGGAGCGCGACTACCAACCCCTGCGATCCGATTTCGACCTCACGGTCCACCTAGTGGACGAGCAGGCGGAGCAGGAACGAGCCCGGTTGAAGATCGAGGAGGTGCGGGTCCCGGCGGAGGTGGTGGCGGGCGATCCGTTCCTCGTCGAGTACCGGGCCGGGAACCTCGGCGGCGACCTCGCCCCCGGCGGCTACGCCGTGCTGTACGTGGTAGGCCCCCGCGTGTTCAAGCGCCACAGATCTGTTGCGGGGCATTGGCAAGCCGGAGTCTCGTATCACTCCGGGTCGGATGCGGCTAGCCCGGGCAGCACTTCGATTAGCGAGGTTGCTCCGTTCGAGGTCAGTTTCTTCCGGTCCGGCCCCACCTGGGTGTTCGTGGGGGTCGTCACCTACGACCGCGCGGGCAACGAGATCGGGTTCCACGGTCAGTGGCAGAACCTGTTCGTTCTGAGCGGTCCCACGTTCGAAGCCGTAGACGTGCGTGTAGACGGCGCCAGGTACACGGTGGCCGCGGAAGCCGACAGCGACGGGGAGGTTACGACCGAGGTGAAGTCCGCCACGGACCCGGCCGCAGAGGTTGATGCGGAGGTTCGGCTCAGGGCGATCTATGCGGCCGGGGTGCGAACCCAGTTGCTGGATGGCCTATTCGAGCGGCCGGAGATAGCGGCGCTGCCGGAGGAGGCACACCCGACCGCGGTCACGGTGGCGAACCTGTCGACCAACACGCTCCGTGAGGCGTTCGCGCAGCGATACGCCTCCGTAGTCGGGGCATCGGGGATGATCGACTCGCTGGAAGCCGGAGAAGCGCTCAACCCGATCACGATCGAGGAGTCGGTGCTGCAGGTAGCCGATGCGGCCTCTTCCGAGTTCGCGTGGATGGCGTCCTCGTGGCGCTCGCTCCTCAGGCGGATCGAGAACGGAGCGGCGCTGTCGTTCGAGGATGCGCTGGAGGCTCACTCCCAGGTCGCCTATGCCGAAAGCGTCGTGGCGGCGGCGGTGACGGCGGGAGGGATCGTCACCGCGGCCCGGACCGCCGAAGAGGGATGGAAGGATCCCGGCGTCCGGGAGATGATGGCGGAGGCGCGCTGCCACCCGGGCTCGAAGGCCCTGCGCGACGCGCTCGAAGCGGCTGACATCGCCGACCTCGAAGGGCTAGTAGCTCTCGACGCCGAGATGCGGGCCCTCCGGCCCATCCATGGACTGTCGGTCGACAGCGCGCTGTGCGGGGTGACGACGGCCGGTACAGCGAACCAACGGTTCCTGCGACGCCTGTCGATCTCTCACAGCCCCGAGCTTCGAACGATGCTCGGCCTTCACACGCCTTCCGCTCCGGCGTCGAGTCCGGCTCCCCATCGGCTGCGTATCATCGCCCGGCTGGGCGAGGACGGCAGCTTGGAGCACGGCGTCGAGCTTGCCGGCGGTCGCCAAGTCCTGCCGCCCGAGCGCTTCCTGCGCGAAGACGTACCGACCGGCCGATGGCAGGTCAGCGGTGACGTGGAGGTGCGGGGGGACTCGATCGGGAGGATCCGGGCCCGGCGCGTTGCCGGCGGCCGGACCGAGCTGGGATTCATCGGCACCGATGGGGAGACCATCATCCCCGACATTCGCTACCTGCCGACCGACCTGCCGGTGGGTGTCTGGTTCCGCAGCAGCGAGATCAAGGTACCCGTAGCGACGTCGATGGATCCGGCCCCCTCTACCGAGGAGTCGAAGGAGTAGGCGGTTCGCCGGTCGGTGGCCACGAGCTCCTGGCCACTGCTAGAAGTCGATGCCGCGTATGGCGCGGATTCCCTGGTCGTAGGCATGCTTGACCAGGGTCATCTCGGTGACGGTGTCGGCGATCTCGATCAGGCCGGCGGGAGCGTCGCGGCCCGTTACGACCACGTTGACGTCGGCGGGTCGGTTGGCGATCGTGGAGACCACCTCCTTTTCGTCGATCCAGCCCCAGTTGATGGGGTAGGTGATCTCGTCCAGGACCACGAGGCGGTGCTTGCCCTCCTCGATCCGCATTCTCGCCAGGCGCCAGACATCACGGTTCAGTTCGGCGGAGCGGTCTAGGTCCTCGCTGTCCCAGGAGAAGCCGTCGCCGCCCACGTCCCAGTCGACTCCGAGCCGATGGCCCATCTTCTCCTCGCCCACCTTCCACTTGCCGGACTTGATGAACTGCACCACGGCCACCTGCCAGTTGCGGGCCACCGATCGCATCACCATGCCCATGGCGGCCGTGCTCTTGCCCTTGCCGTCGCCGGTGTTGACGATGACCACCGATGGTGCTCGTCTGGTTTCTGGCCGGCGGGGATCTTCTGTTCGGGGAGCTTCGCTCATCTGGCACCGTTCCTGATCGGGAGGACGGCAACGCCACTGTTGACGCTGACCACCTCGACGTTGGCTTGGTAGAACTCTCTTATGTACTCGGCGGTGAGGACCTGGGCTGCAGGACCGTCAGCGACCACCCGGCCGCCGGCCATGAGCAGGAGGCGGTCGGCGAACTGCCCGGCGAGGGTCAGGTCGTGCATGGCGGTGATGATCGTCATGGGGCGCTCCTCGCGCAGGTAGCCGATCAACTCCAGGGCGTTCTGTCCCTGCCCGATGTCGAGAGCGCCGGTGGGTTCATCCAGCAGCAGGATGTCGGCCTGCTGGGCGATCGCCCTCGCCAGAACCACCCGGCGGCGCTCCCCTCCGCTGAGCGCGGACATGCTGCGGTTGGCGAACGGCTCGAGGTCGAGCAGGGCCAGGGCCGAAGCGGCCACCGTCAGGTCGCCGCGGCCCTCGGTACCGAGGTAGGGGAGGTGGGGCGTCCTGCCCAGCAGGACGTATTCGGTCACCGTCATGCCCGGAGGGATCACCGGCTCCTGGGGAACGAACGCCACGCAGCGGGCCCGGTCGCGGTGGCGGAGCGACCCGGCGTCTACTCCCCGCAGCAGGATGGATCCCGTGTGCTCCACGAGCCCGGCGATCGCCTTGAGCAATGTCGACTTGCCGGCGCCGTTCGGCCCCAGCAGCCCCAGCCACTCGCCTGCGTTCACGTCAAGGCTCAGCTCCCTGAGCACGGGCGCGCCGGGCCGGTAGGAGACCGATAGGCGGTCGATGACCACGCTCATGCCACGTACCGCCGGCTGGTGCGTAGCACGACCATGAAGAACGGAGCTCCGACGAAGGCGGTAATGACCCCGATCGGGAGCTCCGCCGGGCTGGCCACGGTACGGGCGGCCAGGTCGGCAAGGATTAAGAACGCCGCCCCGGCCACGGCCGATATGGGTATCAGGGATCGGTAACTGACGCCTACGAGCAGCCTGATGGTATGGGGGATCACGATGCCTACGAACCCGATCAGCCCGCTCACCGCCACGGCCGCGGCCGTGGCCAGCGTGGCGAGAACCACTACCGTGGTCCTCACCCGTAGGGCTGAGATGCCCAGGCTGTCCACCTCCTCGTCCCCCACGCTCATGACGTCCAGCAACCGCCTGTGCAACACCAGCCCGGCGCCGCAGACGACCGCATACGGGACCAGAACCAGCACCTCACGCCATCCGGTAGTCGCCAGCAGGCCGAGGATCCATGAGTAGACCTGGCGGATTGTGTCGGCGTTGCGCTGCAGGATGTAGGTCTGGACGGCTGTGAAGAAGGCGGCCACCGCCACTCCGGCCAGGATGAGCGAGACCGCGCTCCGCCCTCCCATCGAACGGCCCACCGCATAGGTCAGGGCAACGGCGACCGAGGCGCCGACGAAGGCGGCGAGCGGGAGCAGTGAAGAGCCGGCCCCCGGAACCAGGGCGATCACCACCGTAGCCCCGAGACCGCCGCCGGCGGCTACCCCGAGGAGGTAGGGATCGGCCAGAGGATTCCGGAAGACGCCCTGGTAGGAAGCTCCGGCCAGGGATAGAAGGCCTCCCACGAGGCCCCCGAGAGCCACCCTGGGAAGGCGGATCTCCCAGATGATGGCCTGCTGGATCGACGAGAGCGTCGAGGGCCTCCCGGCCAGGCCGGCGCCGAGCAGCTCGTTGATCACCTGCCCCGGGCCTATTCCGGCGGGTCCGACCGTGATCCCGGCCAGCACCGCGCCCAGGAGCACCGCCAGCATCGTGGCCAGCCACCCCCACCGGAGGCGGACAGGCTCGAGACCGGTAGCCGGTTCGCCCATCGATGCTCAACCCGCCTCGGACAGGGTTTGGAGGGTCTGTCCGATGAGCCTGACGAACTCGATCAACCTCGGTCCCCAACGGCTGGAGATGTCGTCGTCGACCTCGAACAGGTACCCGTTGCGGACTGCCTGCAGCTCGTCCCAGCCGGGCCGTTCGGAGATGGAGTCGGCGCTGGTCCCGCACCAG
Proteins encoded in this window:
- the cobO gene encoding cob(I)yrinic acid a,c-diamide adenosyltransferase, whose product is MSEAPRTEDPRRPETRRAPSVVIVNTGDGKGKSTAAMGMVMRSVARNWQVAVVQFIKSGKWKVGEEKMGHRLGVDWDVGGDGFSWDSEDLDRSAELNRDVWRLARMRIEEGKHRLVVLDEITYPINWGWIDEKEVVSTIANRPADVNVVVTGRDAPAGLIEIADTVTEMTLVKHAYDQGIRAIRGIDF
- a CDS encoding ABC transporter ATP-binding protein, yielding MSVVIDRLSVSYRPGAPVLRELSLDVNAGEWLGLLGPNGAGKSTLLKAIAGLVEHTGSILLRGVDAGSLRHRDRARCVAFVPQEPVIPPGMTVTEYVLLGRTPHLPYLGTEGRGDLTVAASALALLDLEPFANRSMSALSGGERRRVVLARAIAQQADILLLDEPTGALDIGQGQNALELIGYLREERPMTIITAMHDLTLAGQFADRLLLMAGGRVVADGPAAQVLTAEYIREFYQANVEVVSVNSGVAVLPIRNGAR
- a CDS encoding iron ABC transporter permease encodes the protein MLAVLLGAVLAGITVGPAGIGPGQVINELLGAGLAGRPSTLSSIQQAIIWEIRLPRVALGGLVGGLLSLAGASYQGVFRNPLADPYLLGVAAGGGLGATVVIALVPGAGSSLLPLAAFVGASVAVALTYAVGRSMGGRSAVSLILAGVAVAAFFTAVQTYILQRNADTIRQVYSWILGLLATTGWREVLVLVPYAVVCGAGLVLHRRLLDVMSVGDEEVDSLGISALRVRTTVVVLATLATAAAVAVSGLIGFVGIVIPHTIRLLVGVSYRSLIPISAVAGAAFLILADLAARTVASPAELPIGVITAFVGAPFFMVVLRTSRRYVA
- a CDS encoding ABC transporter permease, with product MRRRLDVRRLTQYGVVVVVAVTLNFLLPRLMPGNPLVLIAGVDVGLLSPDERAEIVARVGLDAPLWKQYLRYWGDILTGDFGYSFRSSRPIVDMILDRLPWTLLITGLSLIVSAVAGVILGAISAWRRGTKADLGMLSGMISIESLPSFWLGMLLISIFAVQWGVLPSSHAVTPASGLVGWAHTWDIISHAILPVVTLSILATPGVYMTMRYSMLETLGEDYIRTARAKGAGERRVLFGHVARNTIAPVVTVLALRLGFAFGGTVIVETVFTYPGLGRLVFEAVSGRDYPVMQAAFLVFTAAVLACNLLADLLYPLIDPRTRTP
- a CDS encoding PPC domain-containing protein: MERVLAGRPGAHRLGRAFIALTLVASVLALPGSGAVLGQESADCEVTDLGTLGDNRLEAAGHWTTEDCDSRFRAGSDARTYRFEVTTAGRVRIELTSAGADPYLYLLAEDGTRIVGNDDGGAGLDSRVERDLLPGVYMIEATTVGGRSRGPADFAISVSYVSGCEPVHLGTLGAGADLTASGSWTLDTCGSRFVVEHPAHGYTFNLEQAGRVRIDLASEDGDPVLSLASLAGGIIGANDDGGESRNARIVRYLQAGVYFIEATTYLERDYQPLRSDFDLTVHLVDEQAEQERARLKIEEVRVPAEVVAGDPFLVEYRAGNLGGDLAPGGYAVLYVVGPRVFKRHRSVAGHWQAGVSYHSGSDAASPGSTSISEVAPFEVSFFRSGPTWVFVGVVTYDRAGNEIGFHGQWQNLFVLSGPTFEAVDVRVDGARYTVAAEADSDGEVTTEVKSATDPAAEVDAEVRLRAIYAAGVRTQLLDGLFERPEIAALPEEAHPTAVTVANLSTNTLREAFAQRYASVVGASGMIDSLEAGEALNPITIEESVLQVADAASSEFAWMASSWRSLLRRIENGAALSFEDALEAHSQVAYAESVVAAAVTAGGIVTAARTAEEGWKDPGVREMMAEARCHPGSKALRDALEAADIADLEGLVALDAEMRALRPIHGLSVDSALCGVTTAGTANQRFLRRLSISHSPELRTMLGLHTPSAPASSPAPHRLRIIARLGEDGSLEHGVELAGGRQVLPPERFLREDVPTGRWQVSGDVEVRGDSIGRIRARRVAGGRTELGFIGTDGETIIPDIRYLPTDLPVGVWFRSSEIKVPVATSMDPAPSTEESKE
- a CDS encoding ABC transporter permease, translating into MTGAGSRERAARRTARRRSRIPTLFGLTGGLIVGVLVCGAVFAPWLAPYDPTERVARPFLFPSSEHLLGTNDIGQDLLSEMIFGARVSLTIGIVAAAVALLIGTTVGVVAGYYPKRLGSAMMRGVDVILILPFLPLLIVLAAYLGRSLLNTIVVIGVLIWAEPARIIRSQVLSLRSREYVLAARSMGAPDRWTILRHIVPRTGLLATGSFVRAVSSAILLEAALSFLGLGDPIQKSWGSTLFWAQARGAFLTPAWKWWVLPPGLLIMLASLGFALIAFSLEERINPRL
- a CDS encoding ABC transporter substrate-binding protein translates to MRRFASSKALILVLVLGLMAAACGGEDTSADEVSAAQAQAAAAQSEAAAAQSDAESAQAEAESAQAEAEAAAAALAQAQADLEAAEAAASEAMEGDEASQSALADAQAALEEAEERAAATAEASEAAVAAAESALAEAEQMLDEAMMEQEAAAGPVTVRAAITGDEATLNPYTYISGFPGWNLLMLQYDSLMQLDADGIPQPWLADTVSVNADLTEYSFTMVEGVTWHDGQPLTAHDVDFSVDYYINNVEASRFARDLRGVEDLVVTGDYSATFVLGSPKAGFELAALADIPIIPRHVWEGVEVPSEHDFGATNIGTGPYKLVEYVEGQSYRFEANPDYFRGAPAVEELVVIVYADDAGAQAAIRTGEVDVIFERIPPEQIPLLDAQDPLDIALGPEFTTQMINYDASKRPFDDVAVRQAINLAMDRQDIVDTVFLGAATVGSPGWIHPEHRSFNPSMIPVHDVAAANALLDEAGYLDSDGDGVREFDGQPMSFEIITNAPDSLRLRIAELTVEMLAEIGIETSVAAVETGTWEQAVWPEFNVNNGRNYDIAMWGWSAPVQADPLRLPQLVASIPMGGFLNLTGYASAEMDALSAALPVESTEAGRIAILLRMQEIIAEELPFVLLLYPDGAYVYDSSVYSDWEFIAGQGIVSKLSLLPPSARP